From a region of the Augochlora pura isolate Apur16 unplaced genomic scaffold, APUR_v2.2.1 APUR_unplaced_408, whole genome shotgun sequence genome:
- the LOC144477820 gene encoding condensin complex subunit 2-like, protein MEAHKAIANKLMDGVVHLTSYSSPLRRKSIMLQKIAVTSPIVENDDEAERLDRRREFNNTSLSSPAADANDKRHSLGLSALGNILSAQMEARINQCIKLGIENKINPKNAFSLEMIDFMTFMIKKKDINMSNLQVASVSLDVSTKIYAFRVDGVHMDVLKLIGGLEKEKESNEDTEANATESMDIDEENKNSWSKTKKKTRKGMKQQLLVTAESLKTNVETEKPTLISMESDLETTDMLLQATLPNHAGSRFYFHPYNDILIDTVDHKQTDNDANYSIPTIKDILKMQICPSMLYFDFQSFDANNESEEVQPENINENTFQFDLDTSLSQDNNEFCAAVNYFDVTDMQEENVDKCVKLSDQVEKIVDFREVLASTVRSKASEYAFIRQNLNIHWTGPSHWKLIASKEKFGNSNVMEKCHEAPSKKKKELELSYGKEITESMEDKYLQNKESKMHTKTPSMKWNEEILTLPPDQHYDIADANKLYIHKSIFKSPESTNDMNTTNVSEVVENYDYNNDNDTSNYCPETNVDEFKVPEENNAIHDVVAFTDERILSTQPLSGSNLVTMPKLINKTTIKYCVRAKKIDMRQLKHTIWECLSQDNNQDTITNSNNNLQNSIGMIGTKSFNKIYKKLPLLLTKNNAESLSFPISFVSLLHLANEKTLQVMSLLDMTDLIVKQD, encoded by the coding sequence aTGGAAGCTCATAAAGCTATTGCAAACAAATTAATGGATGGTGTTGTACATTTGACTTCGTACTCATCACCATTGAGGCGGAAATCGATTATGTTGCAAAAAATAGCTGTTACGTCACCCATAGTAGAAAATGATGATGAAGCAGAAAGACTGGATCGTCGCCGTGAATTTAACAATACATCATTATCATCACCTGCTGCAGACGCTAATGACAAAAGACACTCTTTAGGTCTTAGCGCATTGGGTAATATATTAAGTGCTCAAATGGAAGCACGTATAAATCAATGTATAAAACTtggtatagaaaataaaatcaatccgAAAAATGCGTTTAGCTTGGAAATGATTGATTTTATGACGttcatgataaaaaaaaaagatataaacaTGTCGAATTTACAAGTGGCCAGTGTCTCTTTAGATGTAAGTACTAAAATTTATGCATTTCGTGTTGATGGTGTACATATGGATGTACTTAAGCTGATTGGAggattagaaaaagaaaaagaaagtaatgAAGATACAGAAGCTAATGCTACAGAATCAATGGATATtgacgaagaaaataaaaatagttggtctaaaacgaaaaaaaagacaaGGAAGGGAATGAAACAACAGTTACTTGTAACAGCAGAAAGTCTAAAAACAAATGTTGAAACTGAGAAACCTACTTTAATAAGTATGGAATCAGATTTGGAAACTACAGATATGCTTCTACAAGCTACATTACCTAATCATGCAGGGTCTAGGTTTTATTTTCATCcatataatgatattttaattgatacaGTAGATCATAAACAAACAGATAATGATGCTAATTATAGTATTCCaacaataaaagatattttaaaaatgcaaatttgtCCTTCTATGCTTTACTTTGATTTTCAAAGTTTTGATGCAAATAATGAATCAGAGGAGGTGCAaccagaaaatataaatgaaaatacatttcaGTTTGATTTAGATACATCATTATCACaagataataatgaattttgtgCTGCTGTGAATTATTTTGATGTTACAGATATGCAAGAGGAAAATGTAGACAAGTGTGTCAAATTGTCTGATCAAgtagaaaaaattgtagatttcCGTGAAGTTCTAGCCAGCACTGTACGATCTAAAGCTTCAGAATATGCatttattcgacaaaatttaaatatacattggACAGGTCCGTCTCATTGGAAACTCATTGCGTCCAAGGAAAAATTTGGTAACAGTAACGTAATGGAAAAATGTCATGAAGCAccaagtaaaaagaaaaaagaattagaGCTGAGTTATGGCAAAGAAATAACAGAAAGCAtggaagataaatatttacaaaataaagaatctAAAATGCATACTAAAACGCCCAGTATGAAATGGAATGAAGAAATACTGACATTACCTCCAGATCAACATTATGATATTGCAGATgctaataaattgtatattcacaaatcaatatttaaatcgcCTGAAAGTACAAATGATATGAACACCACTAATGTATCTGAAGTTGTTGAAAactatgattataataatgacaacGATACAAGTAATTATTGTCCTGAAACAAATGTTGATGAATTTAAAGTACCTGAAGAAAATAATGCCATTCATGATGTTGTTGCATTTACAGATGAGCGCATATTATCCACACAACCTTTATCTGGTAGTAATTTAGTTACTATGcctaaactaataaataaaacaactattaaatattgtgtacgtgcaaaaaaaattgatatgaGACAGTTAAAACATACCATTTGGGAATGTTTGTCTCAAGATAATAATCAAGATACGATAACAAACTCAAATAATAATCTGCAGAATTCAATTGGTATGATTGGTACTAAaagtttcaacaaaatttataaaaaattacccctattattaacaaaaaataacgCAGAATCATTAAGTTTCCCAATCTCATTTGTATCTCTTTTGCATTTAGCAAATGAAAAGACATTGCAGGTAATGTCTTTGCTTGACATGACTGATCTCATTGTAAAACAAGATTAA